The following proteins are co-located in the Sulfurovum sp. TSL6 genome:
- a CDS encoding DedA family protein, giving the protein MLEELTSLVSQYGLWIVFFGMMTEGTIMIMVSGVLCYLGMLSLEETIPVAIFGAIIGDQFWYCIGRCYGQHILNRFPLLKQRIKELEHSVKKRGIWLAFSGRFIYSGAILFPVTLGTYGYLHKKFTLFNTLGIIVWSVSGISLGYILGTGAEHVFGKIEKIEHFIGLVLIIIFLVWITKPYFNSREK; this is encoded by the coding sequence ATGTTAGAAGAACTTACCTCACTTGTTTCACAATATGGTTTATGGATTGTATTCTTTGGTATGATGACAGAAGGAACCATTATGATCATGGTCTCTGGAGTATTGTGTTATCTTGGGATGTTATCTTTAGAAGAGACTATCCCTGTTGCTATATTTGGAGCAATCATAGGCGATCAGTTTTGGTACTGTATAGGTAGATGTTATGGTCAACATATACTAAACAGGTTTCCTTTGCTAAAACAAAGAATTAAAGAGCTTGAACATTCTGTAAAAAAACGAGGAATATGGCTAGCATTCAGTGGGCGTTTTATTTATAGTGGTGCGATATTGTTTCCTGTAACACTAGGTACCTATGGGTATCTTCATAAAAAATTTACTCTTTTTAATACACTAGGTATCATCGTATGGAGTGTGTCAGGAATTTCATTAGGATACATATTGGGTACGGGAGCAGAACACGTTTTTGGAAAAATTGAAAAGATCGAACATTTTATAGGACTTGTACTCATCATTATTTTTTTAGTTTGGATCACAAAGCCTTATTTCAACAGTAGAGAAAAATAG
- a CDS encoding protein-glutamate O-methyltransferase CheR gives MKDTECIGFLQQALPTLHMQWQGFRKVGKQVCKRIKRRLQALGLADITAYSRYLKENKEEWSVLDDMCRITISRFYRDRGVFDSIRETVLLNIAREAEAKGEKSIKVWSAGAASGEEAYTLSIIWEQCFAKRFPRLTLKIVATDSHTHMLKRARRACYAFGSLKDFPKQWLEEAFERKDGHYCLKEHYKHQVRFLQQDIRQTMPENYFDLILCRNLLFSYFDEPLQRKILTQLKRKLHPNGYLVIGIHESLPKDSGGFREISEHNRIYQKT, from the coding sequence ATGAAAGATACTGAATGTATTGGTTTCTTGCAGCAAGCTTTGCCGACACTGCATATGCAGTGGCAGGGATTTCGCAAAGTCGGAAAGCAGGTATGCAAACGGATAAAGCGGCGTTTGCAGGCATTGGGCTTAGCTGATATCACAGCATACAGCAGATATCTGAAAGAAAATAAAGAGGAGTGGAGTGTTTTGGATGATATGTGCCGTATCACCATTTCCCGCTTCTACCGTGACAGAGGGGTGTTTGACTCTATTCGCGAAACAGTGCTTTTAAACATAGCCAGAGAAGCTGAGGCAAAGGGAGAAAAGAGCATAAAAGTCTGGAGTGCAGGAGCTGCTTCCGGGGAGGAAGCCTATACACTCTCGATCATATGGGAGCAATGCTTTGCAAAGCGCTTTCCAAGACTGACACTAAAGATCGTTGCAACAGACAGTCATACACATATGCTCAAGCGGGCAAGAAGAGCCTGTTACGCGTTTGGAAGCCTCAAGGATTTTCCAAAACAGTGGCTTGAAGAGGCATTTGAGAGAAAAGATGGACACTACTGTCTAAAGGAGCATTATAAACACCAGGTCCGATTTCTTCAACAGGATATCCGCCAAACAATGCCGGAGAATTATTTCGATCTGATACTCTGCAGAAATCTTCTCTTTAGCTATTTTGATGAACCGCTTCAACGAAAAATACTCACACAGTTGAAAAGAAAACTACACCCAAATGGTTATCTGGTTATCGGCATCCATGAATCTCTGCCAAAAGACTCTGGAGGATTCAGGGAGATTTCAGAGCATAATAGAATCTACCAAAAAACTTAA